A section of the Clostridium omnivorum genome encodes:
- a CDS encoding ABC transporter substrate-binding protein: MKRSKKLLSALMAVALCGSVFTACSKSSQDSADGKKGEPEEIVYAFTTFNKVSEDLGTVEKAINDITVPKINVKVKLKPMAISNYTQQVNLAIQSGEQLDVFHTLGDLNQYISKNECAPLDDLLNNYGKETKQIVGDAFLKSTQANGKTYAIPAYKGYALAPDLVYRTDIMKELGVSPDSIKTISDLDALFAKVKAKYPNMIPIAPTNQGFSGVLSTLNGVDYLTDDFMKPTAVLIGDNTKVVDFYETDLFKERVKIARDWYNKGYIMKDAATSSTLATELISSDRCFSYIASYSGKEAGAQISATTGKPIDMIRIDQPYLSTTSVNAVSWAISANSKKQEAAMKFLNLTYSDKAVVNLLIYGIEGQDYVKVDADHVKYPDGKDPNSVPYTAQLSCGIIGNMFNQYAMQGQSTNDLKLMDSENKSAVKSKAFGFTFDSSPVKTEYSSVMNVINQYLPGLNCGSLDPDKEIPNFVKKLKEAGMDKIVAEKQKQLDAWLAKQK; this comes from the coding sequence ATGAAAAGGTCAAAAAAACTTCTCAGTGCTTTAATGGCAGTGGCTCTTTGTGGCTCAGTATTTACTGCATGCAGTAAAAGTTCACAAGATTCTGCAGATGGCAAAAAAGGCGAGCCAGAAGAAATAGTTTACGCTTTTACAACATTTAATAAGGTTTCAGAGGACTTGGGAACCGTAGAAAAAGCTATAAATGATATCACTGTTCCTAAAATAAATGTAAAGGTTAAGCTAAAGCCTATGGCTATTTCAAATTATACTCAGCAGGTTAATTTGGCTATACAAAGTGGAGAGCAGCTTGATGTATTTCATACTCTAGGTGATTTAAATCAATATATTTCTAAGAATGAATGTGCTCCTCTTGATGATTTGCTTAATAATTATGGTAAAGAAACAAAACAGATTGTAGGAGATGCTTTCTTAAAAAGCACACAAGCAAATGGAAAAACCTATGCTATTCCAGCATATAAAGGGTATGCTCTTGCTCCTGACTTGGTGTATAGAACTGATATAATGAAGGAACTTGGGGTTTCTCCAGATAGCATTAAAACAATATCAGATTTAGATGCACTTTTTGCAAAAGTAAAGGCTAAGTACCCAAATATGATTCCGATTGCACCAACAAATCAAGGATTCTCAGGTGTTTTATCAACGTTGAATGGTGTTGACTATCTTACAGACGATTTTATGAAACCAACAGCTGTATTAATTGGAGATAACACTAAGGTAGTTGATTTTTATGAAACAGATCTTTTTAAAGAAAGAGTAAAGATAGCTAGAGATTGGTATAACAAAGGTTACATTATGAAAGATGCTGCAACCTCATCAACGTTAGCTACTGAACTTATTTCTTCAGATAGATGCTTCTCATATATAGCAAGCTACTCAGGAAAAGAAGCAGGAGCTCAAATTTCAGCAACTACAGGTAAACCAATAGATATGATAAGAATAGATCAACCATATTTATCAACTACAAGTGTAAATGCTGTAAGCTGGGCAATATCTGCTAATAGTAAAAAGCAAGAAGCTGCAATGAAATTCTTAAATTTAACTTATTCCGATAAAGCTGTTGTTAATTTACTTATATACGGAATTGAAGGACAGGACTATGTTAAAGTAGATGCTGACCACGTAAAATATCCAGATGGAAAAGATCCGAATTCAGTACCATATACTGCTCAACTAAGCTGCGGAATTATTGGAAACATGTTTAATCAATATGCAATGCAGGGGCAAAGTACCAATGATTTAAAGCTTATGGATAGTGAAAATAAATCTGCAGTTAAATCAAAAGCATTTGGATTTACTTTTGATAGTTCACCAGTTAAAACTGAATATTCTTCAGTTATGAATGTAATAAATCAATATTTACCTGGATTAAACTGTGGAAGTTTAGATCCTGATAAGGAAATTCCTAATTTTGTTAAGAAACTTAAAGAAGCAGGAATGGATAAGATAGTCGCAGAAAAACAAAAGCAGCTTGATGCATGGCTTGCAAAACAAAAATAA
- a CDS encoding ABC transporter permease, which yields MDKGIKRKKSKSSLPLLMLTIPGLLYLLINNYIPMVGVIIAFKSQDFSKGIFGGKWIGFNNFDFLFKTKDAWIMTRNTILYNLAFIVIGTICAIIVAILMTELTKKTISKFYQNALVLPSVISMVVVSYIAFSFLNSDSGLINKSILHVLGIPGVSWYSEPKYWPVILMVVYLWKSTGYASIVYMASIAGMDKSIYEAAKIDGAGKLKQITSITLPLLKPTVIIMTLMAVGRIMASDFGLFYQVPMNSGALYSTTQTIDTFVYRAMMQLNDTGMAAASGLYQSLVGFILVIVANGIVKKLDPENSLF from the coding sequence ATGGATAAAGGTATTAAAAGAAAAAAATCAAAAAGTTCATTGCCTTTATTGATGCTTACAATTCCAGGGTTGCTTTATCTTTTAATAAATAATTATATCCCAATGGTAGGGGTAATTATAGCATTTAAAAGTCAAGATTTCTCAAAAGGGATTTTTGGAGGCAAGTGGATTGGTTTTAACAACTTTGATTTTTTATTTAAAACAAAAGATGCTTGGATTATGACAAGGAACACAATTTTATATAATCTAGCATTTATCGTTATAGGTACAATTTGCGCTATAATAGTTGCAATATTGATGACTGAATTAACTAAGAAAACAATATCAAAATTTTATCAAAATGCATTAGTACTACCAAGTGTCATTTCCATGGTAGTTGTATCTTATATTGCATTTTCATTTTTGAATTCTGATTCAGGACTTATAAATAAATCAATTTTACATGTACTAGGAATACCAGGAGTTTCATGGTATTCAGAGCCAAAATACTGGCCAGTTATTTTAATGGTTGTTTATTTGTGGAAAAGTACAGGCTATGCATCAATAGTTTATATGGCAAGTATTGCTGGTATGGACAAAAGTATTTATGAAGCAGCCAAGATTGATGGAGCAGGAAAGCTTAAACAAATTACAAGTATTACATTGCCTTTATTAAAACCTACAGTAATTATCATGACCCTTATGGCTGTAGGCAGGATAATGGCTTCAGATTTTGGTCTTTTCTATCAGGTGCCAATGAATTCAGGTGCATTATATAGTACTACTCAAACAATAGATACATTTGTATATCGAGCTATGATGCAGCTAAATGATACAGGAATGGCTGCAGCTTCAGGCTTATATCAATCTCTTGTTGGGTTTATTTTAGTAATTGTGGCTAATGGAATTGTTAAAAAGCTAGATCCAGAAAATTCATTGTTTTAG
- a CDS encoding Nif3-like dinuclear metal center hexameric protein, whose protein sequence is MKVKQIIDEIINKFGGVKFEHTCDQLMSGSFDTEVTGVVTTFMATVDVIKQTINCGANFIITHEPTYYTGLDKTEWIENDPVYIEKKKLLDDNGIAIWRFHDHMHAAPTDLIYDGLLKEIGFEDYLIKGLQFPHCYEIPETSLKELSDFFKEKLEMDVIQIVGSPNTKCRRVGILVGGGSLGLGVEEMPMKLMKEQNLDVMVCGDITEWTLCPYIRDASALGMNKAMLVLGHERSEEAGMKYMAEWLTPMVDGTPVHFIDAKEPFIYL, encoded by the coding sequence ATGAAAGTAAAACAAATTATAGATGAAATTATTAATAAATTTGGTGGAGTGAAATTTGAGCACACTTGTGATCAGCTTATGAGCGGAAGCTTTGATACAGAAGTAACTGGTGTTGTGACTACATTTATGGCTACTGTAGATGTTATAAAACAAACCATAAATTGTGGAGCAAACTTTATTATTACTCATGAGCCAACATATTATACAGGACTTGATAAAACAGAATGGATTGAAAATGATCCTGTATATATAGAAAAGAAAAAGCTGCTTGATGATAATGGTATTGCAATTTGGCGCTTTCATGACCATATGCATGCAGCACCAACAGACTTGATCTATGACGGGTTATTAAAAGAAATAGGCTTTGAAGACTATTTGATTAAAGGGTTACAATTTCCTCATTGTTATGAAATACCTGAAACGTCCTTAAAAGAATTAAGCGACTTTTTTAAAGAAAAGTTAGAGATGGATGTAATTCAAATTGTTGGATCACCTAATACAAAATGCAGGCGAGTTGGAATTTTAGTTGGAGGTGGAAGCCTTGGATTAGGTGTTGAGGAAATGCCTATGAAACTTATGAAGGAACAAAATTTAGATGTTATGGTGTGCGGTGATATTACAGAATGGACTTTGTGCCCGTACATACGTGATGCATCAGCACTTGGTATGAACAAAGCAATGCTTGTTTTAGGCCATGAACGCAGCGAAGAAGCGGGGATGAAATACATGGCTGAATGGCTGACCCCTATGGTGGATGGCACTCCTGTACATTTTATAGATGCGAAAGAACCTTTTATTTACTTGTAA
- a CDS encoding carbohydrate ABC transporter permease, with amino-acid sequence MEELKTRGERVFTIFAATVITILALLCIAPLILIFIASFTKESYLVANGYSFFPKALSLDAYYYMISQSKMILRAYGVSILVTGVGTFLSIIMTSMLAYPLSRKDFKYRKIISFIVLFTMLFNGGVAPAYIMWTRVFHIKNTIFALMIPNYLMNAFNVFLMTNYYKNNIPDSLIESAQIDGAGELRIFFNIMLPLSTPAIATIGIFTGLAYWNDWINGLYYITNPKLFGIQNLLVRIMDNIQFLKSGSATTAVGSVAVQLPSNAVRMALAAIGILPILIAFPFVQKYFIKGVVVGAVKG; translated from the coding sequence ATGGAGGAATTAAAAACTCGTGGAGAAAGAGTATTTACTATTTTTGCTGCAACTGTAATAACTATACTAGCACTATTATGTATTGCACCTTTAATTTTGATTTTTATTGCATCATTTACAAAAGAAAGTTATTTAGTAGCTAACGGTTATAGTTTTTTTCCCAAAGCTTTGAGTCTTGATGCATACTATTACATGATTTCCCAATCTAAAATGATTTTGAGAGCGTATGGTGTTTCTATACTAGTAACTGGAGTAGGTACTTTTTTAAGTATCATTATGACTTCCATGCTGGCATATCCACTATCAAGAAAGGATTTTAAGTATAGAAAAATAATATCTTTTATAGTGTTATTTACTATGCTTTTCAATGGAGGTGTAGCCCCTGCTTATATTATGTGGACTAGGGTTTTTCATATTAAGAATACAATATTTGCTTTGATGATTCCTAATTATTTAATGAATGCTTTTAACGTTTTTCTTATGACAAACTACTATAAGAACAATATTCCTGATTCACTAATTGAATCGGCTCAAATTGATGGAGCAGGGGAATTAAGAATATTTTTCAATATAATGCTACCTCTTTCAACTCCAGCTATTGCTACAATCGGAATATTTACTGGACTAGCTTATTGGAATGATTGGATAAATGGTTTGTACTATATTACTAACCCAAAGCTTTTTGGAATCCAAAATTTACTAGTTAGAATTATGGATAATATTCAGTTCTTAAAATCAGGATCTGCTACCACTGCAGTTGGATCTGTAGCTGTGCAGCTGCCAAGTAATGCAGTTCGTATGGCACTGGCTGCAATCGGAATACTTCCAATCCTAATAGCATTTCCATTTGTTCAGAAGTATTTTATAAAGGGTGTTGTTGTTGGAGCTGTTAAGGGATAA